The Alnus glutinosa chromosome 3, dhAlnGlut1.1, whole genome shotgun sequence nucleotide sequence ggaagaagaagcccCGATGTTAGAGGACACAATTCCATTGCTTCAGATGCTACAAAGTGTGGGATCCCCACACTTTTTTTCCTTCAAGGAGCCCAGCTTTCAGACACTGTTGAGATTACAGCACGTTAAGAAGCCGTGGGAGGATTACACTCACCTGcttgaaatggaaactcaaaTTCAGGCCATAGAGCTTGAGAGCTGCGTCACCCATGACATAGTGGAGCCGCAATATTCACCAGTCAAATCCGAAACCATGGACGTCCTTCAAAACCCACCTTCGGCTTCATGTCTACCAGTAGCCGGCCGGGAACGAAGAAAGCGCAAGAGGCCAAGGCCGACCAAGAACAAGGAAGAAGTAGAGAGCCAGCGCATGACCCACATTGCCGTGGAACGCAACCGGAGACGGCAAATGAATGACCATCTCAACGTCCTCAAGTCCCTCATGCCCGCCTCCTATATTCAAAGGGTAATTATGACATTTAATCTTTAGCTTCACACAAAAACGAAGTGCGCGCAgtttcaaaagatttatttatttatttttaattttcatgaaaAGGGTGACCAAGCGTCCATTATCGGCGGTGCAATAGACTTTGTGAAGGAACTGGAGCAGCTACTGCATTCCCTTGAAGCGAAAAAGAGAATGAGAAAAAATCAAGAAGCGGGCGATGGCTCCGGCTCCGGCTCCGGCGCCGTGGCTGTTTCCTCCAACGGTTTGTTTATGTCGCCGCAATGTGGAATTGGATCGGAGGAAGGCAACTACGGAGAGGAGGTGAAGGCGGAGAACAAGTCTGAGGTGGCTGAGATAGAGGTGACTGTGATTCAAACCCATGTGAACTTGAAAATTCAGTGCCGACGGAGGCCGGGGCTGTTGCTGAAAGCCATTGTTGCACTGGAGGATCTTAGGCTAACCGTTTTGCACCTCAACATCACCTCCTCAGATTCCTCCGTTCTTTACTCTTTCAACCTCAAGGTATTATTCTGTCTTTTTACACAGTCAACCATTCTTACTTGAAGATGAAGCAAAAAACTGCAGACCTAGCACCAGCTCAAcagctctattttttttttttttttttattattattattatttatattttggatGTGGTTTTTTTTGACGCAGATAGAGGACGAGTGTAAGCTAGGATCCCCTGACGAGATAGCATCGACCGTTCATCAAATATTAAGCTTTATCAACGGTAGCTGATTGTTCAAAGACTCAAGCAGCTGAGTCATTTGCCAAC carries:
- the LOC133864335 gene encoding transcription factor bHLH57-like, yielding MECWSPREKEREFKAHFNNRSAEMEGLQGPVTPCFFGEHSEQEFVANTESLKFEEEEAPMLEDTIPLLQMLQSVGSPHFFSFKEPSFQTLLRLQHVKKPWEDYTHLLEMETQIQAIELESCVTHDIVEPQYSPVKSETMDVLQNPPSASCLPVAGRERRKRKRPRPTKNKEEVESQRMTHIAVERNRRRQMNDHLNVLKSLMPASYIQRGDQASIIGGAIDFVKELEQLLHSLEAKKRMRKNQEAGDGSGSGSGAVAVSSNGLFMSPQCGIGSEEGNYGEEVKAENKSEVAEIEVTVIQTHVNLKIQCRRRPGLLLKAIVALEDLRLTVLHLNITSSDSSVLYSFNLKIEDECKLGSPDEIASTVHQILSFINGS